The Persephonella hydrogeniphila genome has a window encoding:
- a CDS encoding S1C family serine protease, translated as MHRFIPLILIFAFIITACENKESEKPKIVKISQKVPDPVKALQNKIASAISKIKPSVVTILSKSGGGKTPIIFRFSDEIPPVENESLGSGFVLKKDNKYLYIVTNSHVIEKAKFITIRFSNNYKTEAKIVGKDAKSDIALLKVEISKEVSHINPVKIGDPKKLKLGYFVISGGSPYNLGLSFTIGIISALNRNLGISAYENYIQTDAAINPGDSGGPLFNIDGEVVGMNTAIIQTGQGLSFALPISTVVEIADQLLKYGKVRRGWLGILVQDLPESVRKKYRLKYGVQVIKVFKNSPAYTAGIKSGDIVLSIKGKKISSPSELKYIVSQLKPEENVIVELIRKGQKHKIEVKIKELVDKK; from the coding sequence ATGCATCGCTTTATACCATTAATACTTATTTTTGCTTTTATTATAACAGCCTGTGAAAATAAGGAAAGTGAGAAACCCAAAATAGTAAAGATATCCCAGAAAGTACCGGATCCTGTAAAAGCTTTACAGAATAAAATAGCTTCTGCAATTAGTAAAATAAAACCTTCTGTAGTGACAATACTTTCAAAATCAGGTGGTGGAAAAACACCTATTATTTTTAGATTTAGTGATGAAATTCCTCCTGTAGAAAACGAATCCTTAGGTTCAGGCTTTGTTTTGAAAAAAGATAATAAGTATCTGTATATAGTTACAAACAGCCATGTTATAGAAAAGGCTAAGTTTATAACAATAAGATTTTCAAATAATTACAAGACAGAAGCGAAAATAGTTGGAAAAGATGCTAAAAGTGATATCGCCCTATTAAAAGTAGAGATCAGCAAAGAGGTATCCCATATAAATCCTGTAAAGATAGGAGATCCAAAGAAATTAAAACTTGGTTATTTTGTTATATCAGGGGGAAGTCCCTATAATCTCGGCTTGTCCTTTACTATAGGAATTATTTCTGCACTTAACAGGAATCTGGGAATATCTGCTTATGAAAATTACATACAGACAGATGCAGCTATAAATCCAGGAGATTCAGGGGGACCTCTTTTTAATATTGATGGAGAAGTAGTAGGGATGAACACAGCTATAATACAGACAGGTCAGGGTCTGAGTTTTGCGCTTCCTATAAGTACAGTTGTAGAAATTGCAGATCAACTTTTAAAATACGGTAAAGTCAGAAGAGGATGGCTCGGTATTCTTGTACAGGATTTACCTGAATCGGTAAGAAAAAAATACAGGTTGAAGTATGGCGTTCAGGTAATAAAGGTGTTTAAAAATAGTCCTGCTTATACTGCTGGAATAAAGTCTGGAGATATAGTACTGTCTATAAAGGGTAAAAAAATATCATCTCCTTCCGAACTTAAATATATAGTTTCACAGCTAAAACCTGAGGAAAATGTTATCGTAGAATTAATAAGGAAAGGACAAAAGCATAAAATAGAAGTAAAAATAAAAGAACTTGTAGACAAAAAATAA
- a CDS encoding sigma-70 family RNA polymerase sigma factor, translated as MRKFTYEEGITYYLKSISKIPLLTPEEEKEVAKKAKEGDKKALEKLIQSNLRFVVNVAKNYSGYGIPFQELISAGNIGLIEAAKRFDPDRGVRFISYAIWWIKQSILQTIQNQKDVIKIPQKTQNLSIKIDTAYLELKEKLNREPKYSEIKRYLEDKEDIKIDEETIESYLLIKRHSVSLDTPVDMEEGTFFIDLISKHSTKEIEEDVVKESIEKEINYILSHLSERERYIIIHRFGLNGEEPKTLREIGKALGVSRERVRQIEIRTLKKIRALATKRHLKDLLS; from the coding sequence ATGAGAAAATTCACCTATGAAGAAGGGATTACTTATTATCTAAAATCTATCTCAAAAATCCCTCTCCTGACACCAGAAGAAGAAAAAGAAGTGGCAAAAAAAGCAAAAGAGGGGGATAAAAAAGCCCTTGAGAAACTGATACAGTCAAATCTCCGGTTTGTGGTTAATGTAGCGAAGAACTATTCCGGCTATGGTATACCATTTCAGGAACTGATATCCGCCGGAAATATAGGTCTGATAGAAGCTGCCAAAAGATTTGATCCTGATAGGGGAGTTAGATTTATATCCTATGCTATATGGTGGATAAAACAGTCTATTCTACAAACTATACAGAATCAGAAAGATGTTATAAAGATCCCCCAAAAAACACAGAATCTCTCTATAAAAATCGATACTGCATATTTAGAACTGAAAGAAAAACTGAACAGGGAACCTAAATACTCAGAAATAAAGAGATATCTCGAAGATAAAGAAGATATAAAAATAGATGAAGAGACAATAGAAAGCTACCTTCTTATAAAAAGACATTCTGTCTCTCTGGATACACCTGTTGATATGGAAGAGGGAACATTTTTTATAGATCTTATATCAAAGCACAGTACAAAAGAGATAGAGGAGGATGTTGTAAAAGAATCGATAGAAAAAGAAATAAACTATATTCTTTCCCATCTTAGCGAAAGGGAAAGATATATCATAATCCACAGGTTTGGTCTTAACGGAGAAGAACCGAAAACCCTCAGGGAAATAGGTAAAGCCCTTGGAGTTTCAAGGGAAAGGGTAAGACAGATAGAAATAAGAACTTTGAAAAAAATCAGAGCCCTTGCAACGAAAAGACATCTAAAAGATCTGCTCAGTTAG
- a CDS encoding YqaA family protein yields the protein MFEGLKQWAEEVVADYGYWGIFIVSFTESIIQPVPPDPFITGGTAFGLVPLNAALTATIGSVLGGLVGYFLGKFLGEPILKKIISEKHYEKGEILFRKYGIWAVIIAAITPVPFKVICWMAGIFEMPVLGFLLAAFVGRLPRFLFMAFFGQWIGNL from the coding sequence ATGTTTGAAGGGTTAAAACAGTGGGCTGAGGAAGTTGTAGCAGATTACGGATACTGGGGAATTTTCATTGTTTCCTTTACAGAAAGTATAATTCAGCCAGTTCCACCTGACCCGTTTATAACAGGAGGAACAGCTTTTGGTCTTGTTCCGTTAAATGCTGCCTTAACGGCAACAATCGGAAGTGTTTTAGGTGGTCTTGTAGGCTATTTCCTTGGGAAATTTTTAGGAGAACCTATTCTAAAAAAAATTATCAGTGAAAAACATTATGAAAAGGGAGAAATACTTTTCAGAAAATACGGAATATGGGCTGTTATAATAGCAGCTATAACACCTGTTCCCTTTAAGGTTATCTGCTGGATGGCAGGGATTTTTGAGATGCCTGTTTTAGGATTTTTATTGGCTGCTTTTGTCGGAAGACTTCCAAGATTTTTATTTATGGCATTTTTCGGGCAATGGATAGGAAATCTGTAA
- a CDS encoding Uma2 family endonuclease, which yields MAVSTVEKKEKKQVLKPRKPESFRYKFKVKDLEKMYEAGIFKPDEKVELINGEVIKLSPIGLKHALVVDNLVEIFSELLQLQKELKEKYSLRVQNPIYISPENLPEPDIALVDKEFRKEKQHPKPKYIELLIEVADTTLEKDRYIKIPLYAKKKIKQVWIVDLNSNQIEVYTNPYKKEYLNIEIYPLDKKIKVFGKEINVKDILNV from the coding sequence ATGGCTGTTTCTACTGTAGAAAAAAAAGAAAAAAAGCAGGTTTTAAAACCAAGAAAACCTGAAAGTTTTAGATACAAGTTCAAAGTAAAAGACCTTGAAAAGATGTATGAAGCGGGAATTTTCAAGCCCGATGAGAAGGTTGAGCTAATAAACGGTGAGGTTATCAAGTTGAGTCCAATAGGTTTAAAACATGCATTAGTTGTGGATAATTTAGTTGAGATTTTCAGTGAACTTTTACAATTACAAAAAGAGCTAAAAGAAAAGTACAGTCTGAGAGTTCAAAATCCTATTTACATATCTCCTGAGAACCTACCAGAACCAGATATAGCACTTGTAGATAAAGAGTTCAGAAAGGAAAAACAGCATCCAAAACCAAAATATATAGAGCTTCTTATTGAGGTGGCCGACACAACCCTTGAAAAAGACAGATATATAAAAATACCTTTATATGCAAAAAAGAAGATAAAGCAGGTATGGATTGTTGATTTGAACAGCAATCAGATTGAAGTTTATACAAATCCTTACAAAAAAGAGTACCTGAACATAGAGATTTACCCGTTAGACAAGAAAATAAAAGTTTTTGGAAAAGAAATAAATGTAAAGGATATATTAAATGTTTGA
- the tyrS gene encoding tyrosine--tRNA ligase — translation MIDFHGLSPEEQLKLIKKGVIEIINEEELLEKLKEGRPLIVKAGFDPTAPDLHLGHTVLLQKLRTFQQLGHTVYFIIGDFTAMIGDPSGRDKTRPPLTKQQVLENAKTYKEQVFKVLDPEKTVVVFNSEWLGDMTAEDLIRLTAKYTVARMLERDDFKKRFKENKPIAIHEFIYPLLQAYDSVAIKADVELGGSDQRFNLLIGRDIQKEYGIEKPQVAILLPLLVGTDGVRKMSKSYGNYIGITEPPEEMFGKIMSIPDELMWDYWELLTDLTVEEIEKMKKDVESGVLHPMEVKKQLAMYIVTRFHDEDAAIKAKEHFEKVHSKRELPEDIPEPEVVISTEEKKIPLYELVYKLGFAPSKSEARRLIKGGAVKIDGNKFTDPYFEVDLSEEFVLQVGKRKFARIKPENIKAEI, via the coding sequence TTGATAGATTTTCATGGACTTTCACCGGAAGAGCAGCTAAAACTGATAAAAAAAGGGGTTATTGAGATAATAAACGAAGAAGAACTTTTAGAAAAGCTGAAAGAGGGAAGACCTCTTATAGTAAAAGCAGGTTTTGACCCAACAGCCCCAGACCTTCACCTTGGTCATACAGTTCTTCTACAAAAACTAAGAACATTTCAGCAGCTTGGACATACAGTTTATTTTATAATCGGTGATTTTACAGCTATGATTGGAGACCCTTCAGGAAGGGATAAAACAAGACCTCCTCTGACAAAACAGCAGGTTTTAGAAAATGCAAAAACATACAAAGAGCAGGTTTTTAAAGTCTTAGACCCTGAAAAAACGGTTGTCGTTTTCAACAGCGAATGGCTCGGGGATATGACAGCCGAAGACCTGATAAGGCTAACAGCAAAATACACAGTAGCAAGGATGTTAGAAAGGGACGATTTCAAAAAGAGATTTAAGGAGAATAAACCAATAGCTATCCATGAGTTTATATATCCGCTTCTTCAGGCTTACGATTCTGTTGCCATAAAGGCAGATGTTGAGCTTGGAGGCTCAGATCAGAGGTTCAACCTATTAATTGGTAGGGATATTCAAAAGGAATACGGAATAGAAAAACCACAGGTTGCTATCTTGCTACCTCTCCTTGTTGGAACAGACGGCGTTAGAAAGATGAGTAAATCCTATGGAAACTACATAGGAATAACAGAGCCTCCTGAGGAGATGTTCGGAAAAATTATGTCTATTCCTGACGAGCTAATGTGGGATTACTGGGAACTTCTCACAGATTTAACAGTAGAAGAGATTGAAAAGATGAAAAAAGATGTTGAATCTGGAGTTCTTCACCCAATGGAAGTTAAAAAACAGCTCGCGATGTATATAGTTACAAGGTTCCATGATGAAGACGCTGCGATAAAAGCAAAAGAACATTTTGAAAAAGTTCACTCTAAAAGAGAACTTCCGGAAGATATTCCTGAACCTGAAGTTGTCATATCAACAGAGGAGAAAAAAATTCCTCTGTATGAACTTGTTTACAAATTAGGGTTTGCTCCGTCAAAATCTGAAGCAAGAAGGCTTATAAAAGGAGGAGCTGTAAAAATAGACGGAAATAAATTCACAGACCCATATTTTGAGGTGGATTTATCAGAAGAGTTTGTCCTTCAGGTAGGAAAAAGAAAATTTGCAAGGATAAAACCTGAAAATATAAAAGCAGAAATCTAA
- a CDS encoding aspartate aminotransferase family protein, with product MEEFISEGEKYLIGNYARYPVSFEKGEGVYLYDSNGKRYIDMLAGIAVNTLGYSHPELTKAICEQASKILHVSNLFYIQPQIEVAKILVENTCLDRVFFCNSGAEANEAAIKLVRKYFYDRGKPEKFEIITFTGGFHGRTIGSLTATAQPKYHEGFKPLLQGIRYAEFNNVESFRKAVNENTAAVMFEFIQGEGGINPIDEEFLEEIKNISIEKELLIVVDEVQTGIGRTGKLFAYQHYNICPDIVTVAKGLGGGVPIGAVIAKEEIAKSFTPGTHGSTFGGNYLSTTAAKVVLKNVLSDGFLKEVERKGKILEEELRDIGLKPRGKGLMIGTPLPEGIKAQDIAKECLRRGLVIGTAGGNTLRFVPPLIITESQIKEGIEILKEVVKGL from the coding sequence ATGGAAGAGTTTATTTCTGAAGGTGAAAAATATCTGATCGGAAATTATGCGAGATATCCTGTTTCTTTTGAGAAAGGAGAAGGGGTTTATCTGTACGATAGTAATGGAAAAAGATATATTGATATGCTTGCTGGTATAGCCGTTAACACTCTCGGCTATTCACATCCTGAGCTAACAAAGGCTATATGTGAACAGGCCTCAAAAATCCTCCATGTATCTAACCTTTTTTACATACAGCCTCAGATAGAAGTTGCAAAAATACTTGTTGAGAATACATGTCTTGACAGAGTTTTTTTCTGTAATTCAGGTGCTGAGGCAAATGAGGCAGCTATTAAGCTTGTTAGAAAATACTTTTATGACAGAGGTAAACCAGAAAAATTTGAGATAATAACATTTACCGGTGGTTTTCACGGGAGAACGATTGGATCATTGACAGCGACAGCACAGCCCAAATATCACGAAGGTTTTAAGCCTCTCCTGCAGGGAATAAGATATGCAGAGTTTAACAACGTAGAAAGTTTCAGAAAAGCTGTAAATGAGAATACGGCAGCAGTTATGTTTGAGTTTATTCAGGGAGAAGGAGGTATAAACCCTATAGATGAAGAGTTCTTAGAAGAAATAAAAAATATATCTATAGAAAAGGAACTCCTGATTGTAGTTGATGAAGTCCAGACAGGAATCGGGAGAACAGGGAAGCTTTTTGCTTATCAGCATTACAACATATGTCCAGATATTGTAACGGTTGCAAAAGGTCTCGGAGGAGGTGTTCCTATCGGTGCTGTGATTGCAAAGGAAGAAATAGCGAAATCTTTTACTCCCGGAACCCACGGCTCAACATTTGGAGGAAATTATCTGTCTACCACAGCTGCAAAGGTTGTATTAAAAAATGTCCTTTCAGATGGTTTTCTCAAAGAAGTAGAAAGAAAAGGGAAAATTCTCGAGGAAGAACTGAGAGATATCGGGCTGAAACCACGGGGAAAAGGTTTAATGATAGGAACTCCTTTACCTGAAGGTATAAAAGCTCAGGATATCGCAAAAGAATGTCTAAGAAGAGGGCTTGTTATAGGTACTGCCGGAGGAAATACTCTCAGATTTGTGCCTCCGCTTATAATTACAGAATCTCAGATAAAGGAAGGAATAGAAATACTTAAAGAAGTTGTTAAAGGTTTGTAG
- the rnr gene encoding ribonuclease R codes for MEITEKDIINFLKHRGKPVYFKMLQRKLGVPKSEKKVLRKILKKLQKKRIIRYEKGKYLLTEWKQKEEGLIEGRVEAHPSGYGFLIIGDEVEDLFIPPPEMRYLFDGDIVLARAVKRRKKDEAKIVKVLERAIKTAVGRYYKDKTGHYVLLSDTVIPHKIYINKKEAKKYRLEPETYVVVEITQYPAPKVRGRGRILKVLGKTKNTLTVAEIIARKYNLPTEHSKEAIEEAEKLPSTVRITKNRKDLTDQICFTIDPESARDHDDAVAIEKEGDKYRLYVHIADVSHYVKEGSAIDKEAFERGNTYYLPERALHMLPERLAAELCSLRPNEKKYAFTCEMLINKTGKVVDFDIYESVIVSKAKLSYDEALRLIVGDPALEEKYPYVVKPLRYMEELAKILMKAKEKRGSIDFDMPESQILFTETGDPYDVVPYERHLAHRIIEEFMIIANETVARFMFEKNYPFIYRTHEEPDLDKVIKFVDLVAGLGYEVSYPEKITPKFIQKILEKVAGTPEETLVRFMALRTMKQAKYTVENIGHFGLASDCYTHFTSPIRRYADINVHRMLKKAIKGKFTKNDLQRLPEKLDLIAKQCSKMERVADDAERDALDMLKLRILSNHIGEEFEGIITGVVSFGMFVELQRYLIEGLVPINTLPYHFKYDEINQRLISDKKIFRLGDRIKVRIERVDEDLKKLDLSYVE; via the coding sequence ATGGAAATAACAGAAAAAGATATTATTAATTTTTTGAAGCATAGAGGGAAACCTGTATATTTCAAGATGCTCCAGCGAAAGCTAGGAGTACCTAAATCTGAAAAAAAAGTCTTGAGGAAAATACTGAAAAAATTACAGAAAAAGCGAATAATCAGGTATGAAAAAGGTAAATATCTGTTAACAGAATGGAAACAAAAAGAAGAAGGTCTTATAGAAGGTAGAGTTGAAGCCCACCCCAGTGGATATGGCTTTCTTATTATAGGAGACGAAGTTGAGGATCTTTTTATTCCTCCTCCAGAAATGAGATATCTATTCGATGGAGATATAGTTTTAGCCAGAGCTGTAAAAAGAAGAAAAAAAGATGAAGCAAAGATTGTAAAAGTATTGGAAAGGGCTATAAAAACAGCTGTTGGAAGATACTACAAAGACAAAACAGGACATTACGTACTGCTGTCAGATACTGTTATTCCCCACAAAATATATATCAATAAAAAAGAAGCAAAAAAGTATAGACTTGAGCCAGAGACTTACGTAGTTGTAGAGATCACCCAGTATCCTGCTCCCAAAGTTAGAGGAAGAGGAAGAATACTGAAAGTCTTAGGAAAAACAAAAAACACACTTACCGTTGCCGAGATTATAGCAAGGAAGTACAATCTTCCGACAGAGCATTCAAAAGAAGCGATTGAAGAAGCAGAGAAACTACCCTCTACTGTCCGGATAACAAAAAACAGAAAAGATCTGACAGATCAGATTTGTTTTACTATAGACCCTGAATCTGCAAGAGACCATGATGATGCTGTTGCGATAGAAAAAGAAGGGGACAAATACAGACTCTACGTTCATATAGCAGATGTTTCCCATTATGTGAAAGAAGGTTCTGCAATAGATAAAGAAGCATTTGAAAGGGGGAACACATACTACTTGCCTGAAAGAGCTTTACATATGCTTCCTGAAAGACTGGCAGCAGAGCTTTGCAGTTTAAGACCTAACGAGAAAAAATACGCTTTTACCTGTGAGATGCTGATTAATAAAACAGGAAAGGTTGTAGATTTTGATATATATGAAAGTGTGATTGTAAGTAAAGCAAAGCTCAGTTATGACGAAGCTCTCAGGTTAATTGTTGGAGATCCTGCCCTTGAGGAAAAATACCCTTATGTTGTGAAACCACTCAGATATATGGAAGAACTTGCAAAGATACTGATGAAAGCAAAAGAAAAAAGGGGAAGCATTGATTTTGATATGCCTGAGAGCCAGATACTGTTTACTGAAACAGGCGATCCTTACGATGTTGTTCCTTATGAGAGACATCTTGCCCACAGGATAATTGAGGAATTTATGATAATAGCAAATGAGACTGTCGCAAGATTTATGTTTGAGAAAAACTACCCATTTATATACAGAACCCACGAAGAGCCGGATCTTGACAAGGTTATAAAATTTGTTGACCTTGTTGCAGGGCTTGGTTATGAGGTATCTTATCCAGAAAAAATAACCCCGAAGTTTATCCAGAAAATACTCGAAAAGGTTGCCGGAACACCTGAAGAAACCCTTGTAAGATTTATGGCACTTAGAACGATGAAACAGGCAAAATACACAGTTGAAAATATAGGACATTTTGGACTTGCTTCAGACTGTTACACTCATTTCACTTCTCCAATTAGAAGATATGCAGATATAAATGTCCACAGAATGCTCAAAAAGGCAATAAAAGGTAAATTTACAAAGAATGATCTCCAGAGATTGCCGGAAAAACTTGATCTAATAGCTAAACAGTGTTCAAAAATGGAAAGGGTGGCAGATGATGCAGAGAGGGATGCCTTAGATATGCTAAAACTCAGGATACTTTCAAACCATATAGGTGAAGAGTTTGAAGGAATAATAACTGGAGTAGTATCCTTCGGAATGTTTGTAGAGCTCCAGAGATATCTGATAGAAGGGCTGGTTCCTATAAATACTCTTCCTTATCATTTTAAGTACGATGAGATAAACCAGAGACTTATAAGCGATAAGAAAATTTTCAGGTTGGGAGATAGAATAAAAGTCAGAATAGAAAGGGTTGATGAAGACCTTAAAAAATTAGACCTTTCATATGTGGAATAG
- a CDS encoding ATP synthase F0 subunit B — MPEVHVIPDITLFVQLGIFLVFMFIMKKVYFDPYLEAFDEREKTVEKLLEEAEINNKKANEILEEVEKILAQTREESKKIMESYHKETTEMVNNILRKAQEEAEKEIEDAKKEVAMTVEIEKKTMDKIIEKMAEEIAEKLLLKEKAA; from the coding sequence ATGCCTGAGGTTCACGTAATACCAGATATTACTCTGTTTGTTCAGCTGGGAATATTCCTTGTGTTCATGTTTATTATGAAAAAAGTTTATTTTGATCCCTATCTTGAGGCATTTGATGAAAGGGAAAAAACGGTTGAAAAACTTTTAGAAGAAGCTGAAATAAACAATAAAAAAGCAAATGAAATTCTTGAGGAAGTAGAAAAAATACTTGCCCAGACAAGGGAAGAATCAAAAAAAATCATGGAATCGTACCATAAAGAAACAACAGAAATGGTTAACAACATTCTCAGAAAAGCACAGGAAGAGGCAGAAAAAGAGATAGAAGATGCTAAGAAAGAAGTTGCAATGACTGTTGAGATAGAAAAGAAAACCATGGACAAGATAATTGAAAAGATGGCTGAAGAGATAGCTGAAAAACTACTTCTTAAGGAGAAAGCAGCATGA
- a CDS encoding ATP synthase F0 subunit B yields MKNILLLTLGIFSISFASESVEGLMTWKILNTLILLALLAWIIKKWGVSFFENRRRSIASMVEEAQKAQEESRKALEEAQAKLEDAKMKFNESLKIAEETAKKEREVALKEAEEIASRIKAQAKEAIMVEIKRGENELRKYAVHKAIEISEKIVKEKINPEVEKEIILKTLKSIS; encoded by the coding sequence ATGAAAAACATCCTGTTACTGACTCTGGGAATCTTTTCCATCTCTTTTGCTTCTGAATCTGTAGAAGGCCTTATGACATGGAAGATACTGAATACTCTTATTTTATTAGCTCTTCTGGCGTGGATTATAAAAAAATGGGGGGTTTCTTTTTTCGAGAACAGAAGAAGATCTATAGCGTCTATGGTTGAAGAAGCCCAAAAAGCTCAAGAAGAAAGCAGAAAAGCCCTCGAAGAAGCTCAGGCAAAACTTGAAGATGCAAAGATGAAATTCAATGAATCCCTAAAAATAGCTGAAGAAACAGCAAAAAAAGAAAGGGAAGTGGCACTAAAGGAAGCTGAAGAGATAGCAAGCAGAATAAAAGCGCAGGCTAAAGAAGCAATAATGGTTGAGATAAAAAGAGGGGAAAACGAGCTTAGGAAGTATGCGGTTCATAAAGCTATAGAGATATCAGAAAAGATAGTTAAAGAAAAAATCAATCCTGAAGTAGAAAAAGAGATAATACTTAAAACCTTAAAAAGTATTTCATAA
- the atpH gene encoding ATP synthase F1 subunit delta encodes MKIDKKVLKRVVKVLLNKIPREEAALIKVSDDLSLVQELYRKDKSFRNFVLNPQLSFEDKEKVIEILSEKAKLDKNVVEAIKYLVKINKGNVLREISDQFRFEVEKFFATVKGEVITAYPIDEELLNNIKKAVEDKLGKKVEFEVKQDSSIIGGVVVKAGSYVLDSSVRTYLRKLEQQLTSY; translated from the coding sequence ATGAAAATAGACAAGAAGGTTCTCAAAAGAGTTGTTAAAGTCCTTTTAAACAAAATTCCCAGGGAAGAAGCAGCTCTTATAAAAGTATCAGATGATTTATCCCTTGTGCAGGAACTTTACAGAAAAGATAAATCTTTCAGAAATTTTGTTTTAAACCCGCAGTTGTCTTTTGAAGATAAAGAAAAAGTTATAGAGATTCTATCAGAAAAAGCAAAACTCGATAAAAATGTTGTAGAAGCCATCAAATATCTTGTAAAGATTAATAAAGGGAATGTGTTAAGGGAGATATCAGACCAGTTTAGATTTGAGGTTGAAAAGTTCTTTGCAACAGTTAAAGGAGAGGTCATAACAGCATATCCTATAGATGAAGAGCTTCTTAATAATATCAAGAAAGCTGTTGAAGATAAGTTAGGTAAAAAGGTTGAGTTTGAGGTGAAGCAGGACAGCTCAATAATAGGTGGAGTAGTAGTAAAAGCAGGAAGTTATGTTCTCGATTCATCTGTCAGAACATATCTGAGAAAATTAGAGCAACAACTTACATCATACTAA
- the atpA gene encoding F0F1 ATP synthase subunit alpha codes for MSAIRAEEIAESLKKQLEEFEAKANLEEVGTVLQVGDGVARVFGLEKAMYGEMVEFENGTLGVAFNLEEDNVGIILLGTEEGIEEGTIVKRTGKILEIPVGKGLVGRVVDGTGKPIDGKGPIEDIAYYSPVEKIAPGVVTRKSVHEPLQTGIKAIDAMIPIGRGQRELIIGDRATGKTTIAIDTILNQKGEDVYCVYVAIGQKRAVVRQIVETLQKHGAMEYTTVVAATASDPATMQYIAPFVGCTIAEYFRDNGMHALIIYDDLTKHAYAYRQLSLLLRRPPGREAYPGDVFYLHSRLLERAAKLNDELGAGSLTALPIIETQAGDVAAYIPTNVISITDGQIFLETDLFHKGVRPAINVGLSVSRVGGAAQIKAMKQVAGTLRLELAQFRELEAFVQFASELDKATQAQIARGQRLVEILKQPPNKPVPVEKQIAIIYAGTKGYLDDVPVGAIQKFEQEFYTFLDTEKPDLLEMIRAEKKLTDEIETKLKEAIEEFKKKVAF; via the coding sequence ATGTCTGCAATAAGAGCTGAAGAGATAGCAGAAAGCCTGAAAAAGCAGCTTGAAGAGTTTGAAGCAAAAGCAAATCTTGAAGAAGTTGGAACAGTCCTTCAGGTAGGGGACGGTGTTGCAAGGGTATTCGGTCTTGAAAAAGCAATGTACGGAGAGATGGTGGAATTCGAAAACGGAACCCTTGGAGTTGCATTTAACCTTGAAGAAGATAACGTAGGTATTATTCTCCTTGGAACAGAGGAAGGTATTGAAGAAGGAACAATAGTTAAAAGAACAGGTAAAATCCTTGAAATACCTGTAGGTAAAGGGCTTGTTGGAAGGGTTGTTGACGGAACAGGAAAACCAATAGACGGAAAAGGCCCTATAGAAGATATAGCTTACTACTCACCTGTTGAAAAAATAGCTCCGGGAGTTGTAACAAGAAAATCTGTTCACGAACCTCTCCAGACAGGTATTAAAGCTATTGATGCGATGATTCCTATAGGTAGAGGACAGAGGGAGCTTATTATCGGTGATAGAGCCACAGGTAAGACAACAATTGCTATAGATACAATCCTCAATCAGAAAGGAGAGGATGTTTACTGCGTATATGTTGCTATAGGGCAGAAAAGGGCTGTTGTAAGACAGATTGTTGAGACACTCCAGAAACATGGAGCTATGGAATATACTACTGTCGTTGCTGCTACAGCTTCAGATCCTGCAACAATGCAGTATATAGCGCCATTTGTAGGATGTACAATAGCTGAGTATTTTAGAGATAACGGAATGCACGCTCTTATTATATACGATGACCTTACGAAGCATGCTTATGCTTACAGACAGCTATCACTGCTTCTCAGAAGACCTCCAGGTAGGGAGGCATACCCTGGAGATGTTTTCTACCTCCACTCAAGACTTCTTGAAAGGGCGGCTAAGCTAAATGATGAGCTTGGTGCAGGTTCACTGACAGCACTCCCTATTATCGAAACACAGGCAGGAGATGTTGCAGCTTATATTCCAACAAACGTTATATCTATTACAGACGGTCAGATATTCCTTGAGACAGACCTTTTCCATAAAGGTGTAAGACCTGCTATCAATGTTGGTCTTTCTGTATCAAGGGTTGGTGGTGCTGCACAGATTAAAGCCATGAAGCAGGTTGCCGGAACACTTAGACTTGAGCTTGCCCAGTTCAGAGAGCTTGAAGCTTTTGTCCAGTTTGCATCAGAACTTGATAAAGCAACTCAGGCTCAGATTGCAAGAGGTCAGAGACTTGTTGAGATACTTAAGCAACCTCCAAACAAACCTGTTCCTGTTGAAAAACAGATAGCGATTATATATGCAGGGACAAAAGGGTATCTTGATGATGTTCCTGTAGGAGCTATACAGAAATTTGAGCAGGAGTTCTATACATTCCTTGATACAGAAAAACCTGATCTGTTAGAGATGATAAGAGCAGAGAAAAAACTGACTGATGAGATAGAAACAAAACTGAAAGAGGCTATAGAAGAATTCAAAAAGAAAGTTGCTTTTTAA